The Zingiber officinale cultivar Zhangliang chromosome 2A, Zo_v1.1, whole genome shotgun sequence genomic sequence GACTCAGGCGGCAATTCATTATTGGAGGATGAGAGGGTTGACCCTTTAACACCGCTAGCACCGTTACTACTAACAATTTATCTTCTGTTATCATGATGAGGACATTAAGTCTTCCGACCTCATCCATTTTCATATTCTAATTGAGATTTTAACTTAGTATTTTTCACATAGGGTGCTAATTTGATCATGCCTTTAATACCTATTATAAACACAATTATACCTCGGCAACCTGTAACAGCAAACCGATATGTAGTATTGTAGCTGGGAGACTACAACGTAACGGAGCCGGCACGTGCCATGTTACTAACGGTAACAAGCCAATTCTTTGGTTTCTTCGGACGGAgtgggaaattaaaaaaaaaaaaaacaaccagaTCGTGATCTTGACTTTTCGCCCTTATTTCTCAGCTACTCAATCACTTCGAGGATGTTCTTCGTAATTCTCAAGTCGCTTCGAGGACGTTGCCACTTCGCAAGCGAAGGCAAAGAGGAGTCCTCTTGGCACCGTGGGCTTCGTCTACTTCCCATTCTCGCTCTCAGTGAGGAGGGAAAACGAGGAGGAGCGTGCTTGCCTTTGGGATAGTCGGCGTGAGTCCTCTTctgcctctccctctctctctctgcgatctgcCCCTTTTTTTGGTACATGAAATGAGGTTTTGTCGAGTGGAAAGTAGTAAAACTAGCTGATATTTTCTATATTGGGAAATTTGAaggaagaaagagaagagagctTGTGATAGAGGGTTCATCCCCTTCTACTGTTACTTTTTGTTGATGAACCTTCGCCGATGCAGCTTCCATCGGAAGGTAGAAGGAGTAAACAAGGggagaaatttattaattttatccttTGGTTTTCTTCCTGAATTTATCTATGCAGGACAAGGAAGATCGGTGTTGAAAGACACAAACGACAAAACCAATTTTGATTCTTCATGCTGATTTATATGATGTAAACAAGGGGAGAAAGCTTCAGCAGCTAACATCAACAACAATTAGACTCCCCTCCGTGGAAGCTTGCCTCTGTGGTGCTTCCCATCATTCCTCAGAAGAAACCCCAAGGGTTTTAGTGATCATCTGTGTGGACTGCGGAGCTGGAATATGGCAACCTCCCCTGGGCCAAAGGGGGCCCACTGCCACAATGTTGTTAGACAAAGACTTGATTTTGCTTCTGAAAACCAATCTGTAGATGAACATCCAAAGGAGGCATTCATGGAATCAAAATCTGTCATAAAGGAGAAATATAACACAGCTTCCAACTCCAGAGCTAAGATAACAGTTCAACTTGGTGAAGGATTGGAGGTTGAAGGTGAAGAATCAGAAGCAGATATTGCTTTTGATCTGAATCGTTCCAACAACCAAGTACCAGATATGTACATAAGGCTGCCAAAATATCCAACTCCTATTCATCATTCTAGAAGAGAATTATTGAAGAAAAATTGGAAGCATCTGGCTAGAATGGCTGGCAAGGCAAATAGTACAGATAAAACCCACATTGTTGAGATATCAAAACAGAATAGCATTCAGAGTCATGTAAAGTTAGATGGTGATACAACTTTAGTGCGAGGGGAAATGGAGAATGAACAAGCTAAAAGTTGTTATAATCATGTTGACAATGCCCGAAGAGGTTGCAGATATCCAATTTCAGGTGATAAAGGCTCTATGCAGACACACGCCAGCAATATTCCACAATTTCCACTGGAATGTAAAAGGAGGAGAACCATGCTAATGCACAATGTGGAATTTGGTCAAATGACACGAGTCTCCAAATCATGTAGCTTTGTAGATGAACAAAAGCTGGTACCGTTGGGTGATTTACAAACCTCAGATTTCATGTTGACCTTTGGTCCCATCAAATGGGTGACAAAGAAGAGATCAAAGGTGCCTATTCGAGTCCCTAAGCCGGTTCTCGCTGAGATAGTTGCAGGCTACAAAGATCTTTTGCAAAACCTTAAAAGCAGACACCAGGCATGCATCAAAGCCTTGTTCGCAGATACTCGTGTGAGAATGAAAACAGGAAAACGAACAATAAGGAAACATGTTCATCACCAGCAGTGAATGTTTTCATCTCATGGATTACATGCTTGCACTAAAACGATAAATGATGCACCACAATTGTAGACGAGTGGTAGAATTTTCTATGGATTGTTATCTTATACAATTTTAAGCTTGACAGGTTGTGGTTACATGGATAGTACATGTCAAGCCAATTGCAATGCATCTTTAGAGTCAATGGGAGAGTTAACGTTGGAGTGAATAGGAGAATAAAAGGAAGGTTTTGGTGGCATTTCCTTGTCACTGTTTCTTCCTTCCAACATTTCAATCACCTTGGTCATGGAAGGTCTGTTTGCCGGCAGAGTTTGGATGCACCACAAGCCGACCACTATCATCTACCTTGCAATTTCTTCTGTTTCAACTATTATATTGTATGCTTGAAGATCTCTATCTTGATCAAGATGCTCGTAAACCCAGTGTGGAAAATAAACATCACTAGTTCTGTCTGCACATGCCTTCACATTCTTTTTTCCACCAGCCGTTTCCAAGATCATCATCCCATAGCTATAGACATCAGATTTTGTGGAAACTGCTCCAAAATATCTTGAAATTACTTCAGGTGCAATGAATCCTATTGTTCCTCTTGCATCGGCCATGGAAAGtatacttcttttttttttttttgagggcACAACTTTGCTAATCCAAAATCTGAATTTTTGGGGCAAAGCTCCTCGTCTAGTAAAATGTTGCGTGGCTTTATATCAAAATGTACAATGCACATGCTGCATCCATAATGAAGGTACTCTAATCCTAGGGTAATACTAATTGCTATTTGGTATAGTTTGTCCCAACCTAGTGTTAATTTTGGCTTCTCAGAGTAAATGTATTTGTCTAAAGATCCATTGGGCAAGAATTCGTAAACTAGAGCACGTTGTTTACCATCGAAACAAAAGCCAAGTAGACTAACAGCGTTGGCATGAGAAGTCCTGCCAGTGCTAATGACTTCTTTAATAAATTCTGCTCCATTCTCTGTGAAGTTGCTCCGATTTTTACTGACACCAAACGACCATCTTGGAGTGTACCTTTGAACACGCTTCCATTGCCTCCTTTCCCGAGTTTTTCATGGAAAGATTTGGTGATCTTTTTCAAATCTGAATAGCTGTATCTGTTAGGTGCAGGGGAACCATATTCTGCAAGCATAGTTTCAATCTGTTGTGTGTTCTTTGATTTGTACAAACAATTTGTAATTTTTCCAAATCCTTTTTAGCATAGAGGTCTACCATGAGGATGAATAAGATGCGGCCGGCTACACCTGGGACTGAACCAGCAaacatattttaacttaaatttgtaAGGTTTGTCCTTTCAATGAATACattgttgtgttttttttaacTACATATAGCGACAAGGTTATGGTTTAACATAAGGAGAATAAATTAATGCAAATTT encodes the following:
- the LOC122041336 gene encoding uncharacterized protein LOC122041336 — its product is MATSPGPKGAHCHNVVRQRLDFASENQSVDEHPKEAFMESKSVIKEKYNTASNSRAKITVQLGEGLEVEGEESEADIAFDLNRSNNQVPDMYIRLPKYPTPIHHSRRELLKKNWKHLARMAGKANSTDKTHIVEISKQNSIQSHVKLDGDTTLVRGEMENEQAKSCYNHVDNARRGCRYPISGDKGSMQTHASNIPQFPLECKRRRTMLMHNVEFGQMTRVSKSCSFVDEQKLVPLGDLQTSDFMLTFGPIKWVTKKRSKVPIRVPKPVLAEIVAGYKDLLQNLKSRHQACIKALFADTRVRMKTGKRTIRKHVHHQQ